AATGTCTTGCTGCGGAGGAAACTGTGGTTGCGTTTCTAGCTGTAGCTGCGGCAGCGGCTGTGGAGGATGCAAGATGTACCCTGACATGGGCTACACAGAGACAACATCCACAGAGACTCTTATCGTTGGTGTTGCTCCCCAGAAGACACACTTTGAGGGATCTGAGATGGCCGTTCGTGCTGAGAATGGCAGCAAGTGCGGATGCAACTGCACCTATGATCCTTGCAATTGTAAATGAGAGAAATCTTAGCCTTTGAAGCAGAGATGGCCTTGCCTTTAATAAACTAATAACTAGCATTTGATTTCTCTCATCTCTCCCGCTCTTTCGTCTCTCTCAAATCGGTGTAGGTCCGTCGGCTGCTACCAAAGCGTTTTCTTTTGTTCATCTGTGCTTGAGTTTGGGACTGTGTGACTTGGGAAATTTATCAAAGGAAGGGGTGGGGGACTTGTAAAATCTGTGATAAGAAGGAGGGGGCATGGGGAAGCGCCAATGAACTATCTCTCAAATGCTATGAAAATAGAGCAGATGTGATTGTTATCTTTAATTTTTAGCTCAGATGGGGACACCAATGAACTATTTCTCATT
This is a stretch of genomic DNA from Carya illinoinensis cultivar Pawnee chromosome 3, C.illinoinensisPawnee_v1, whole genome shotgun sequence. It encodes these proteins:
- the LOC122305308 gene encoding metallothionein-like protein type 2; this encodes MSCCGGNCGCVSSCSCGSGCGGCKMYPDMGYTETTSTETLIVGVAPQKTHFEGSEMAVRAENGSKCGCNCTYDPCNCK